Proteins encoded within one genomic window of Brassica rapa cultivar Chiifu-401-42 chromosome A09, CAAS_Brap_v3.01, whole genome shotgun sequence:
- the LOC117128266 gene encoding uncharacterized protein LOC117128266, with the protein MAQDDAAFGAPGEEPTPTPAAAPPITSDFMSSVMARLARQDEVQKTTNDQLAALVAALTAPDGQTSRPQQIRRRLFNTNPTATGVDHISDDSEPNEALLADALPAGSDLTTIRELAELKLSLQQMGEKIHQVTSAAPQIESVLAATSRTPFTRALTSVQLGKIEKLRLPKYKSGGDPVEHMTAFNIAMARARLPDDERDAGYCQLFVETLHEQALTWFSQLEENSIGCFRDLSAAFLKTYIMFTKRSATASSLWNLNQKKDQSLREYMEKFKAVVSKIEIPDGIAIDALRNTLWVHSKFREDLYQNLTKSLQDAIARSDNFIRMEEDTNAILSKMSTPKAPAAKNANTRQEPRQHAPNDKNGRKDGYMYVVNENNVPISTLVVRGEGWNKWARELESPDKQVDTVCTTQPTAGAGSTAGPSRTVDLTKHCKYHDVKGHDTTECKSLYAHYLSSLASGEFKFEPLKAKPKNDKSWSKNKERRTQRKATGKGRQNDAPRRDDEEETPKDNGEGDSSADEEHPANRRRIEVILSQQSLLSDEENDDAPVPGDLRDVLKWKFESENEGASKHRDLRTMLDARKSRRISASDTNNNEGPISDLRDKLNAGACDLRVKLNRSKPTDLRRQLEQVKGQSQPSPPDTSISKYLRALLDSKRVQTGQSLNVIMGGSPPSGDSVRSVKDYRRQVATSQKWPTKPTSHPPITFSPDDAEGVHAPHNDPLLVVLGIGEYDVTKILIDTGSSVDLIFRGTLQKMGVDLDDIKASSITLTGFNGSSETILGTIRLPVRACGVTRTVKFAICVKFPGTDGKIKTFRGDQRAARDLLVATFKLQRSSLSVNSVSPPTSKVYSQESEVLELPIDDVDQSRTVRVGAYLSEEMQQSVLDFLRKNVSTFAWSMADMKGIDPTITTHELNVDPTFKPIRQKRRKLGPDRSKAVNEELDRLLGAGSIAEVRYPEWLANPVVVKKKNGKWRVCVDFTDLNKACPKDSYPLPNIDRLVESTAGNEKLTFMDAFSGFNQIMMHPDDREKTAFITDRGTYCYKVMPFGLKNAGATYQRLVNKMFADKLGITMEVYIDDMLVKSLHATDHLRHLQECFETLNKYGMKLNPAKCTFGVSSGEFLGFISRSTDKCLPFYDLLRGNKKFIWDEKCEEAFTQLKQYLTTPPVLAKPDVGDVLSLYVAVSQAAVSSVLIKEDRGEQKPIFYTSRRMTGPETRYPTLEKMALAVVEAARKLRPYFQSHSVEVLTDQPLRTILQNTNRSGRLTKWAIELGELDIIYKNRTAEKSQVLADFLVELAPELEQDLTLPSLNWTLHVDGSSTNKGAGAGVQLQSPTGELIRQSFSFGFPASNNEAEYESLIAGLRLAKAVKAKRLNAYCDSQLVASQFSGDYDARNDRMDAYLKIVQSLAAEFEFFELIKVPRGENVCADALAALGSKLHDQVKRTIPIHRIEKPSIDILTDQTLVAQVAEPIAPDNDGFGPDWRTEFIDYLSKGELPAEKWAARRLKTRSAHYVVLDDELHRWTASKVLLKCIHGDETARVMAETHEGAGGNHSGGRALAIKVRSLGFFWPTMNADCESYARRCDKCQRHAPSIHCPTEMLRTTTAPYPFMRWAMDIIGPLPCSRQRRFILVLTDYFTKWIEAEAYAQVTDKEVRGFVWKNIICRHGLPYEIVTDNGSQFMSGNFKEFCGKWNIRLSPSTPRYPQGNGQAESSNKLIIDGIKKRLDLKKGHWADELDGVLWSHRTTPRGSTKSTPFSLAYGVEAMAPAEVNVSSLRRSKIPQYVELNKEMLLDALDEIEERRDQALLRIQNYQHQIESYYNKKVRARPLELGDLVMRKVFENTKELNAGKLGARWEGPYKIIKVIKPGVYRLQTSRGEEVPRSWNSMHLRRFYP; encoded by the exons ATGGCTCAAGACGACGCCGCCTTCGGCGCTCCAGGCGAGGAACCAACACCTACGCCTGCGGCCGCGCCACCCATCACCTCAGATTTCATGAGCTCCGTCATGGCTCGACTCGCTCGCCAAGACGAAGTCCAAAAGACAACCAATGACCAACTCGCTGCGTTGGTCGCGGCGCTCACAGCTCCTGATGGACAGACGAGCCGTCCCCAGCAGATACGCCGCCGCCTCTTCAACACAAACCCTACGGCAACCGGAGTCGACCATATCTCTGACGACTCGGAGCCTAACGAAGCCCTTCTCGCAGATGCTCTCCCAGCAGGTTCAGATCTTACGACAATACGCGAGCTCGCCGAGCTCAAACTCAGCCTTCAACAGATGGGCGAGAAGATCCACCAAGTAACCAGCGCAGCTCCGCAAATCGAGAGTGTACTCGCCGCAACCTCGCGTACTCCTTTTACTCGCGCGCTAACTAGCGTGCAACTCGGAAAGATAGAAAAGCTGCGCCTACCTAAGTATAAGTCCGGTGGAGACCCGGTGGAACATATGACAGCTTTTAACATCGCGATGGCGCGAGCTCGACTCCCTGACGACGAAAGGGACGCAGGTTACTGCCAGCTGTTCGTTGAGACTCTTCACGAGCAAGCCTTGACTTGGTTCTCCCAGTTGGAGGAGAACTCAATCGGATGTTTCCGCGACTTATCAGCAGCTTTTCTCAAGACATACATCATGTTCACAAAGCGCAGCGCCACCGCATCCAGCCTATGGAACCTCAATCAGAAGAAGGACCAGAGCCTGCGCGAGTACATGGAAAAATTCAAAGCCGTGGTGTCAAAGATTGAAATCCCAGACGGGATCGCTATCGACGCCTTGCGCAATACCTTATGGGTCCACTCTAAGTTCCGAGAAGACCTGTACCAGAACCTGACTAAGTCGCTCCAAGACGCTATCGCACGCTCTGATAACTTCATCCGGATGGAAGAAGACACCAATGCAATTCTCAGCAAGATGAGCACGCCCAAGGCTCCAGCGGCTAAGAACGCAAATACGCGACAAGAGCCGCGCCAGCACGCTCCAAACGACAAAAACGGTCGCAAAGACGGATACATGTATGTCGTCAACGAGAATAACGTACCGATCTCTACTCTCGTGGTTCGCGGAGAGGGGTGGAACAAGTGGGCAAGAGAACTCGAATCGCCCGACAAACAAGTCGACACTGTTTGCACCACCCAACCTACGGCGGGAGCCGGATCAACAGCGGGGCCTTCCAGGACTGTCGATCTCACCAAGCATTGCAAATATCACGACGTCAAGGGACACGATACAACGGAATGCAAATCTCTCTACGCACATTATCTCTCATCCCTTGCGAGCGGCGAGTTTAAGTTCGAGCCCTTGAAAGCTAAACCAAAGAACGATAAGAGCTGGAGCAAGAATAAGGAAAGAAGAACCCAGCGCAAAGCCACCGGCAAAGGTCGACAAAACGACGCTCCGCGAcgagacgacgaggaagaaacCCCAAAGGATAACGGCGAGGGAGACTCCTCAGCCGACGAAGAGCACCCGGCTAATCGCAGACGCATCGAGGTCATACTCTCTCAGCAATCCTTGTTGTCCGATGAAGAGAACGACGATGCACCTGTACCCGGAGATCTGAGAGACGTCCTTAAATGGAAGTTCGAATCAGAAAATGAAGGCGCTTCCAAGCACAGAGATCTCCGGACGATGCTGGATGCACGGAAGTCTCGGCGCATCTCGGCAAGCGACACTAACAACAACGAAGGGCCAATTAGCGACCTCCGAGATAAACTCAATGCCGGCGCATGCGATCTTCGCGTGAAGCTCAACCGTTCAAAACCAACTGACTTACGACGACAGTTGGAGCAAGTTAAAGGTCAGTCTCAACCTTCACCACCCGATACCAGCATATCCAAATATCTCCGCGCCTTACTAGACTCTAAGCGAGTACAAACGGGACAGTCTTTGAACGTTATCATGGGAGGCTCCCCCCCTAGCGGAGACTCAGTCCGTTCCGTGAAAGATTATCGTCGACAAGTTGCGACGTCCCAGAAATGGCCGACTAAACCGACAAGTCATCCTCCGATAACCTTCTCACCAGATGACGCTGAAGGTGTTCACGCGCCCCATAATGATCCACTCCTCGTCGTCCTTGGAATTGGAGAGTATGATGTCACCAAGATCCTTATCGACACCGGAAGTTCTGTCGACCTCATCTTCCGAGGAACTCTGCAGAAGATGGGAGTCGACCTCGACGACATAAAAGCGTCCTCCATAACGTTAACCGGCTTCAATGGGTCTTCCGAAACTATCTTGGGAACGATCCGCCTCCCGGTGCGTGCATGCGGCGTTACTCGAACTGTCAAGTTTGCCATC TGCGTCAAGTTCCCTGGCACGGACGGGAAGATTAAAACGTTCCGCGGGGATCAGAGGGCCGCCAGGGATCTCCTAGTCGCCACATTCAAACTTCAACGGTCGTCACTATCCGTTAACTCAGTATCTCCTCCAACCTCAAAAGTCTACTCTCAGGAAAGCGAAGTTCTCGAGTTACCTATTGACGACGTCGACCAGAGTCGAACCGTGAGGGTTGGCGCATACCTTTCTGAGGAAATGCAGCAGTCAGTTCTGGATTTTCTCAGAAAGAACGTGTCCACGTTCGCTTGGTCTATGGCAGACATGAAAGGTATTGATCCGACTATAACGACTCATGAACTAAACGTCGACCCAACGTTCAAACCTATCCGCCAGAAGAGACGTAAACTCGGTCCCGATAGGTCTAAGGCCGTAAATGAAGAACTCGACCGGTTACTCGGTGCAGGTTCGATTGCCGAAGTCCGCTACCCCGAATGGTTGGCGAATCCAGTAgtcgtcaaaaagaaaaatggcaAGTGGCGCGTCTGCGTCGACTTCACCGACTTGAATAAAGCCTGCCCAAAGGACAGCTACCCTCTTCCCAACATCGACCGTTTAGTCGAGTCTACGGCTGGAAACGAGAAGCTAACcttcatggacgctttctcTGGATTCAACCAGATAATGATGCACCCGGATGATCGCGAGAAGACAGCCTTCATCACAGATAGGGGAACCTACTGCTATAAGGTTATGCCGTTCGGCTTGAAGAACGCCGGAGCAACCTACCAACGGCTCGTAAACAAGATGTTCGCAGATAAGTTGGGTATCACCATGGAAGTATACATCGACGACATGCTGGTTAAGTCGCTCCACGCCACGGATCACCTCCGCCACCTGCAAGAATGTTTCGAAACTCTCAACAAGTACGGCATGAAGCTGAACCCGGCAAAGTGCACGTTCGGAGTCTCCTCTGGCGAGTTCCTCG GATTCATTTCCAGATCCACCGACAAGTGCTTGCCCTTCTACGATCTCCTGCGAGGAAACAAGAAGTTCATTTGGGACGAGAAGTGCGAGGAGGCATTTACTCAACTCAAGCAATACCTGACAACACCTCCTGTACTCGCTAAGCCGGACGTCGGTGATGTTCTATCTCTCTATGTTGCAGTATCACAAGCTGCAGTCAGCAGCGTCCTGATAAAAGAAGACCGCGGCGAGCAAAAGCCCATTTTCTATACGAGCCGGCGCATGACCGGGCCAGAGACGCGATACCCAACTCTGGAGAAGATGGCTTTAGCAGTCGTCGAAGCAGCGAGAAAGCTTCGACCCTATTTCCAGTCGCATTCGGTGGAGGTGTTGACTGATCAGCCTCTCCGAACGATACTCCAAAACACCAACAGATCTGGCAGACTCACAAAGTGGGCCATCGAACTCGGCGAACTCGATATCATCTACAAGAACCGCACAGCAGAGAAATCCCAGGTTCTCGCGGACTTCCTGGTCGAACTGGCCCCAGAATTGGAGCAAGATCTCACACTCCCAAGTTTGAACTGGACGCTGCACGTCGATGGATCATCGACCAACAAAGGAGCAGGTGCCGGAGTCCAATTACAGTCCCCGACCGGAGAGCTAATCAGACAGTCTTTTAGCTTTGGCTTTCCCGCTTCAAACAACGAAGCAGAATACGAATCTCTGATCGCCGGACTCCGCTTAGCAAAAGCCGTAAAAGCTAAACGACTAAACGCCTattgcgactcccagttagtcgCCAGTCAGTTCAGTGGCGACTACGATGCCCGCAACGATCGAATGGACGCCTATCTCAAAATAGTGCAAAGCCTGGCAGCAGAGTTTGAGTTCTTCGAACTCATCAAAGTTCCCAGAGGCGAAAACGTCTGCGCCGATGCCCTCGCGGCCCTTGGCAGCAAGCTTCATGATCAAGTTAAACGAACCATCCCGATACATCGTATCGAGAAACCAAGCATCGATATACTGACCGACCAAACCCTCGTTGCCCAGGTCGCCGAGCCCATTGCTCCAGACAACGACGGATTTGGCCCAGATTGGAGAACCGAGTTCATCGACTACCTCTCGAAGGGGGAACTCCCAGcagaaaaatgggcagctcgccgGCTAAAAACCCGCAGCGCCCATTACGTCGTTCTTGACGATGAACTACACAGATGGACGGCGAGTAAAGTGCTCCTAAAATGCATCCATGGCGACGAGACAGCAAGGGTTATGGCAGAGACACATGAAGGCGCTGGCGGAAATCATTCGGGCGGACGTGCGTTAGCAATCAAAGTAAGAAGCTTAGGGTTCTTCTGGCCAACAATGAACGCTGATTGCGAGTCTTACGCAAGACGCTGCGACAAGTGCCAACGACACGCACCCAGCATCCATTGTCCAACCGAGATGTTGCGAACAACCACTGCTCCATACCCATTCATGCGATGGGCGATGGACATCATAGGACCACTTCCTTGTTCCCGCCAAAGACGCTTCATCCTCGTCCTCACCGACTACTTCACCAAATGGATCGAAGCCGAAGCATACGCTCAAGTCACAGACAAAGAAGTCCGCGGTTTCGTCTGGAAAAACATTATTTGCCGCCACGGTCTGCCCTATGAGATTGTCACCGACAACGGTTCGCAGTTCATGTCAGGCAACTTCAAGGAGTTCTGTGGCAAGTGGAACATTCGACTAAGCCCCTCTACTCCTCGTTACCCGCAAGGTAATGGCCAGGCAGAATCCTCCAACAAACTTATCATCGATGGCATTAAAAAGCGTCTGGACCTGAAGAAGGGTCACTGGGCTGATGAGCTCGATGGAGTCCTATGGAGTCATCGCACGACTCCACGAGGATCGACTAAATCGACACCTTTCTCTCTCGCTTACGGCGTCGAAGCCATGGCTCCTGCTGAAGTTAACGTTTCAAGCCTCCGACGTTCCAAAATACCTCAATACGTCGAGCTGAATAAGGAGATGCTACTTGATGCCCTCGATGAGATAGAAGAACGAAGAGATCAAGCCCTGCTGCGCATCCAAAATTACCAACATCAGATAGAGAGTTACTATAACAAAAAGGTCCGCGCACGACCTCTGGAACTCGGTGACCTCGTCATGCGCAAAGTGTTTGAGAACACCAAGGAACTCAACGCCGGTAAACTCGGCGCAAGATGGGAGGGACCTTACAAAATCATCAAAGTCATCAAGCCTGGCGTGTACCGACTACAAACGTCGCGCGGCGAAGAAGTCCCACGATCATGGAACTCAATGCACTTAAGACGCTTCTACCCGTAG